One Streptomyces dangxiongensis genomic window, GATCGCCGGCTACCCGGGGACCCGTGCGTCCCTGTGGCAGCAGGCGGGCCGTGCGGGCCGCTCCGGTCAGGGCGCCCTCGCGGTCCTCGTCGCGCGCGACGACCCGCTGGACACGTTCCTCGTCCACCATCCCGAGGCCCTGTTCGACCAACCGGTGGAATCCACCGTCCTCGACCCCGACAACCCCTATGTCCTCGCCCCGCACCTGTGCGCCGCCGCCGCGGAACTGCCGTTGACCGAGGAGGACCTGGAGCTGTTCGGCCCCGCCTGCGCGGACGTGCTCCCGCAGCTGGAGGCCGCGAAGCTGCTCCGCCGGCGTACCAGTGCCTGGCACTGGACGCGCCGGGAGCGGGCCGCCGACCTGACCGACATCCGCGGCACCGGCGGCCGTCCGGTGCAGGTCGTCGAGGCCGGTACGGGCCGTCTGCTGGGCACGGTCGACGCGAGCGCCGCGCACTCCACGGTCCACGAGGGCGCCGCCCACCTGCACCAGGGCCGCACCTATCTGGTCCGCTCCCTCGACCTGGAGGACTCCGTCGCCCTGGTCGAGCAGGCCGACCCGCCGTACTCGACGGTCGCCCGCGACACCACGTCGATCTCCATCCTGGAGACGGACACCGAGGTCCCGTGGGGCACCGGCCGCCTGTGCTTCGGTTCCGTCGAGGTCACCAACCAGGTCGTCTCCTACCTCCGCAGACGCCTCATCACCGGTGAGGTGCTCGGCGAGACCAAACTCGACCTCCCTCCTCGTACGCTGCGCACCCGCGCGGTGTGGTGGACGGTCACCGAGGACCAACTGGACGAGGCCCGGATCATCCCGGAGATCCTCGGCGGCTCCCTGCACGCCGCCGAACACGCCTCGATCGGCATGCTGCCCCTCTTCGCGACCTGCGACCGCTGGGACATCGGCGGCGTCTCGGTCCCTCTGCACCCCGACACGCTCCTCCCGACGGTCTTCGTCTACGACGGCCATCCCGGCGGCGCGGGCTTCGCCGAGCGAGCCTTCCACACCGCGCGCGCCTGGCTCACCGCCACCCGTGAGGCCATCGCCTCCTGCGAGTGCGAGGCCGGCTGCCCGTCCTGCATCCAGTCCCCCAAGTGCGGCAACGGCAACGACCCCCTGCACAAGAGGGGCGCGATACGCCTGCTCACGGCGCTCCTGCGGGGGGCGCCGGAGGAGCAGCCGGAACAGTCCTCCTGAGCGAAGAGTCCGGCTGAGCCGACGTCGGGGGGATCGGGTTGCCTGAGCGGAGAGCCGACGGGGACACGCTGACCGCTCCGACCGACAGGGCATCCGGGGCCGGCCGGGCGGAGAACCGACGGGAGACACGCGGACCACTCCCACCGACAGCACACCCGAGGCCGGCCGGGCGGAGAACCGACGGGTGATGTGGTTCCCACCCACGGCCGCCGGGCACCAGTGGCTCAGTGACCGGACCGCTCCGCACGGCCCGACGCCGAGACGTGCGGCCCGACCGGGGCGCCGGCTGGCGAGGCCTGCCGCGCGGCCCGGACGGCGGCCCGGACGGCAGGTGCCATGAGCTGGGGTGCATCCGGCATCGGCATCGGCACGGCGGACGGCTCCGGTCCCACTGGCCCCTCAGGCCCCTCAGGCCCCTCAGACCCCTCAGACCCCTCAGACCCCGGTCCCTCTGGTCCCGCCGGACCCACCGGCCCCGCTCTCGCTCTGATCTCCGCTGTGAACGGCCCGCTCCCGGAGGCCACCGACACGTCCGACGTCTCGCCCAGGATCACGCACCGCACCAGCCGCACGCCCTGGGCCGCCGTCACCCGTTCGGCCCGGGCGCAGGCCGCCGTGCCTCCCTCGGCCCAGTGGTCCGCCGCCGCGAGCGCCGCCAGGTCCGCGCCGCCGGCCGCCCGGTGCCGGACGACGACGGCATGCCCGAGAGCGAGCACCCCACCGAACACCGCCAACAGCACGGCGATCGCGCCCAGGCTCCAGACGGTGGCAGACCCCCGGTCGGACTCCCGGCACCGGTCCGGGCCCCCGAGCCCGCCGCGCCACGCCTTCTCAAGATGCCTCCGCCCTGGCGCCTTCCGCCGCTCCTCGCCCCGCCGCCGACCCCCCTCCTCGCCCCGCCCCCTGGCCCGCGCTTCCGCCCGTCGCCTGCCCGGCGCCTCGTCCCACCGCCTGCCCCGCGCCTCCTCGCGACTCCTGCCCCGCGCCTCCTCGCGACTCCTGCCCCGCGCCTCCTCGCGACTCCTGCCCCGCGCCTCCTCGCGACTCCTGCCCCGCGCCTCCTCGCGACTCCTGCCCCGCGCCTCCTCACAAGCGCCGCCCCGAGCCTCCTCCCGACCCTTGCCGCCGGTGTGCCGTCGGCCGTCGGCGCAACCCTGCCTGCCGTTCAGCTCGCGTCGGCGTCTCACGGCCCCGCCTCCCCCGCTCCCACCGTGTCCTCGACGAGTGCCACGGCCTCCTCCCGTACCTCGAACGGCAGCCCGTGCAGCCCCGGTGGCTCCGCCACCACCGTCACGCGGACCCGTTCGCCCTCGCGTGTCACGGTCACCCGTGCTCCCCGCGGCGCCGCCTCCCGGGTCACCGTCACCACCCCGTCGGCCGGATCCTGCCGGGCGGCGGCCCGGGCGCCCGTGCGGGCGGCGTCCACGCACTGGATCTGGGCCGCCACGACGAGCAGCCCCCAGACCAATGCCATCGTGAACGCCACCAGCACGGACAGCACCACGGCCGCTTCCGCGGTCACGAACCCCCGGTCCCCGCCCCGCTCACATCCGCGCACTGAGGGCCTTCTTCACGATGCCCTGTAGCTCGGCCCGGACCTGGCCGCTGGTGACGACCTCGTACAGCAGCAACGCGAACCCGACGGCCGCGATGATGCCCATCGCGTACTCCGACGTCACCATTCCGGTGTCCTGCCGGCACGCCCTGCGCACCCGGACCGCTGCTTTCCTGATCTTCCTGTTCATCTCGACCCCCGTGAAGGTTCTGGTCCGTCTGTCGCCGTTCCCGGCACTTACCTGACATGTGGGTGCTCAGTCCGCTCGCGTGCGCCTCACCTCCCTCCCACCACCCCGCCCGCCAGTCCGATCACGACGGGCAGCACGCCGACGGCGATGAACGCGGGCAGGAAACACAGGCCGACCGGCGCGGAGATCAGTACGGCGGCCCGGCGCGCCCGGGCCGTCGCGATGCGGCCCCAGTCCGCCCGCGCGTCCGAGGCGAGGCGGGCGACCGGGCCGGCCGCCGGGAGCCCGCTCTCGTCGGCCCGTTCCAGCAACCGCGCCAGGGCACCGGCACCGGGGAGCGCGGCCAGGCTGCGCCAGGCGTCCGCCGGCTCACCACCGAGCCGGACCTCCGCCGCGCCCCGCGCCAGTGCCTGCCCGACGGGGCCGCCGAGGGCCTCGCCGACCGCCTGGGCGGCGATCACCGGACCGGCGCCGGCCGCGATACAGGCGGCCAGCAGGTCGGCGGCGAGCGGAAGCCGGCGCGCGGCCCCGGCGGTGTCGACCACCTCGTCCCGCCCGGTTGCCGCCTGCCGGTCCCGCCACCGCCACAGGACCACGCCCAGACCGAGCCCCAGCAGTACCCCGGTGACTCCGCCGACCAGCACCCACGCCCCGCACGCCGCACCGGCCGGGGGCAGCCACCGGCTTGCGGCCAGCGGGATCGCGAACGGTGCTCCGGCAGCGGGCGCTTCGAAATCCAGCAACTCGACCACCCGGCGCCGTGCCAGGCGCCTCCGCCGTGCCGCCTCGAGTCTCCGGGCACCCCAGCCGAGGACCAGCACCCCGGCCATGGCCATCCCCAGCCTGTGGACGACTTCCCCGCTCATACCGCCCGCCCTTTCCCCGTCATTCGCACGGCGCCCTTCGTCACGACCACCTCGCACACCGCCCCGCCCGTCGCCCGGCCCACTGCCACGACCCCCACCGCCGCCACGACCCCCACCGCCGCCAAGGCCGCCCATCGGCCCACCCGGCCATCGGCCCCCTCCCGGGACCCGCCCCCGCATCGGTTCCACTCGGCCTCCCGCACGCGCCCAGCCCCCTCACCGCGCCTCAGCGCCCCGCACGATCCGCGTCGCCCACCACATGCCAGCCGCCTCGAAGACCGACCCCACCACCAGACAGCCGAGGCCGGCGCCGCTGTGCAGCAGGACCCGGAGCGGGTCCGCGCCCATGGCCGCGCCGAGCAGCAGGCCGAGGGCGGGCAGGACGGCGAGCAACACGGCGGTGGCCCGGGCGCCTGCCAACTGGGCTCGCAGATCGGCTTGTTGGTCGCGCTCGGCGCGCAGGGCGCCGTCCAGCCGATCCAGGCCGCCGGCGAGGCCGGCGCCCTGGTCCACGGCCACCCGCCAGCACGCCGCGAGTCCGAGCAGGCCCTCGGCGCCCGGTTGCCGGGCCGCCGCGGTGAGCGCGCCGGGCACGTCCCCGCCGAACCGGGCCGCCGCGACAACGGCCGCCCGCGCGTCGCCGAGTCCGGGGAAGTCCCGCGCGGCCCGCAGCAGCGCCTCGCCCGGCTGCCGTCCCGCCCGCACCTCGCCGGCGAGCGCTCCGCACAGGGCGATCACCGCCTCCGCCCGCCGTTCCCTGGTACGCCGGGCCTGCCGGGCCAGCCGCAGCCGGCGCAGCACCGGTACCCCGGCCGCCCCCGCGACGACCGGCAGGACCGAGGCCCCCAGCAGGCCGATCACCAGCCCGGCGAGGAGCACCCACCATTCGGGCCCCCACCGCGCCCGCACCCGCCGGAGTTCCGCGAGGGCCTGCTCCCAGGCGGGCGGCCCGGTCGCCACCACCCCGCCGCCGGCGAGCAGCAGTCGTGCCCGCCGCAACCCGTGGTGCCGTCCGCCCAGCAGCCGGGCCATGGCGCCGAGACAGAGCAGCGCGCCCGCCGTCATCCCACCGGTCACCTCGGTCATCCCGGTCACCTCTCTCGCTCGTTCCCGAAGTCGTCCGCCACGCCGAGCAGTTGCCGCAACCGCTCCCACCCCCGCTCCCGCACGAAGGCCCGCTCGCCCCACCGCAGGGCGGGCACCGTCCGGACCAGCCCGGTGGTGTCCCGGTCCAGCACATGGACCTCGGCGACACGGCGCCGCCCGGACCGGTCCCGTGCGAGGTGCACCACCACGGAGAGGGCCGCCGCCAACTGGCTGTGCAGTGCGGCCCGGTCCAGGCCGGCGGCCGTGGCCAGCGCCTCCAGCCGGGCCGGCACGTCCGCCGCGGTGTTGGCGTGGACCGTGCAGCCACCGTCATGTCCCGTGTTGAGGGCCGCGAGCAGATGCACGACCTCGGGTCCGCGCACCTCGCCGACGACCAGCCGGTCCGGCCGCATCCGCAGCGCCTGCCGCACGAGGTCCTCCAGAGTGACGAGGCCCTTGTTAGGAATAGTCCGGCTGTCTCATTCGGCTGTCTGTCTCAGTGGTGCCGGTCGCCCGTCCGGCTGGGAGGACAGAGTGTGAGCCCCACCGGTGTCTCAGCAGCGTTATCAGACCGTGACTGTGGGGCCGACGCCGAGCTGATGTAGGTCGAAGATGCGCCTGCGCGTGGCCTGGACCAGAGTGGAATCAGAGTCCGGTCCTGAACTCTTGATCAACTCGGCAGGGCCTGGAGGCTGATGTGCTGGATCTTGTGGTGAGCCTGGAGGACGTAGCCGCTGAGCTTGAGTTCGCGGCCTCTGATGTCGCCATCGAACAGCAACTCCCATTCCAGCCCGCTGCGCGGGCAATGGAGGCAGTCGCAACACTGACCGACGAGCTTTTCGTGGGGGCTGAGCCGAGCCTGGCACCAACGCTGGGGGCGGGCATTAAGGCTGGGGAAGAGGTCGCCGTTATAGCCGAACTCAAGAACAAAGTCGCGGAATTGCATAGGGAGTTCACCGAGTGGCGAAAGAACGTCTTTCGCTCAGCTAAGGATAAACTGGCCGCGATCGCAGAGCAGATCGTATCCACGGCCAAGCGACTGGGTGTAACAACAGAGCACTTGATCACCCGCCTCCAGCGGCGGATAACCTCCACCCTCGTTGAGGGGGCAATCTGCCGGCCGTTTCAGGTCGGAACAGATACCGACAAGGTGACCTTTGCCGCATCGGAAGTGACAGTCACCTCGGTAGTTAAAACTGCGCCATCACTTGCATCTATGGATGTGACAGGAGTCGTCAAGCTCTTGTCAGGGCTACTGACTCTTGAGTTGGACGTTGCGGTGAAGTATGGGACGAAGCCATGAGGGTAACTCTGACGCTCGATAAAGAGTCGGTCACCGCCGACCTGGATCCCCACCTGGTGGGCGACCTGTATGCACTTCTGGGTGGGAAGACCGTTCAGGAGGCCGATGTGGTGAGGCTCCTGCGGCAGGTTTCGTACTTCGACAACAACAAGGACGACATCGTAAGCAAGTACCCGGGACAGGCTGTGGTCATCGGCCACGAAACAGTCGTCTTTGCAGGGACGTTTGATGAAGCCTTCGAATGGACTTCAGCGAACCTCGAAGCGCGGCCTGTCTATATCGTCGCCACGACAGCACCCGAGGCTGCCAGCAGTGCCATGCTGAAGGCCATGGACTTGATGGCAATCTCACGCTAACTGAAGCCTCCGGGAGGCAGTGGTGTCCGGATCTCCCTATTTCGGCGCCGATAATCGCATGCGTATCCAAGTGGATTGGGAGGCATCCGGGGGATTTTCTCCAACGACACTGGAGTTCTTGATCGATACTGGAGCCACGAGATCCTGCATCGATATGGATAACGCCAGAGGCATGCAACTGGTCGCCATGGTGGGGGTTCAGGGCGTATCCACGACGCCGAGCCAGCTCCTGCTGCTGGGAGGTGGCCAGATTGAGTTTGACGTCGAGGACAAATCAAGCGGGGCGACGCAGACTATCAAGCACGTCGGTGACGTGTTGCTAACAAGTCAGCGACTGATCGGTCAGGACGTTTTCAGTTCTCAGTCCTTGGGTTTGATCATGGATTTTTCAGTATCCCCGCCATCGATCCGCCTGGTGCGGTAACAGGAAACGAAAGCGTCGACCGCACTCCTCGGCCCCGGCCATCGACCGGGGCCGAGGTGATGGGGCAAGTCAGCCAAAGGCGCAGGTGAGCTCAGGGGCGGCCGAGGGCGCGGGTCATCCAGCCGGCTTCGCGCCACTGGTCGGTGTTGAGGGTGCTGCGGGCGTCGATGACCTTGGGGGTGGTGGTGCGGGTGGCGAGCCGCTTGGGGTCGATGGTGGTGAAGTGGTGCCACTCGGTGAGGTGGAGGAGGAGGTCGGCGTCGTCGACGGCGGCGATGGGGTCTTCGACGTAGTCGAGGTCGGGGTGAAGCTTGCGGGCGTTGTCGAGGGCCTTGGGGTCGGTGACGGTGACGGTGGCGCCGAGGTCGTGGAGGGCTTGGGCGACGGCGAGGGCGGGTTCGTCGGCGCGGTCGATGAACCCGGCGAGGTCCTTGGGCAGGCAGCCGCCGCCGAAGCCGAGGCCGGGCCGCATGCCGTGGCGGCCGATGCGGTGGTCGTGGCCGAGGACGTCGGCGAGCCCGGCGACGTTGGCGCCGGAGGCTTCGCAGACCTCGGCCATCGCGTTGATGAAGGAGAGCTTGGTGCCGAGGAAGGAGTTCGCGGCGCCCCTGGCTTCCCTGTCAAGTCAGCGTGTTGAGATTTGATGGCGCCCAGGGGGCTCACCCAACGCTCTGACGTGATCTCTAAGGACGGCCCGTCGGTCGTGGCGGCGATGAACGCCACGTCTTGGCCTACTCGGCGGTTTGCCTGTGCGGTGGGGCCGCTACATCGTCACCGTCGGTATCTCGACGGTGGCTCTTTTGTGAGCGATCGATCAGTGATATCCCTAGTCGCAGCCGCTACAACGGCGACCGACCGGGCTGCACGAGGGGGGAACGTGTCGGATCAAACCCTGGCGCCACGAAGCGGTCCCGCCGAACCGCCGCTGATGCTCAAAGGGTCCGGGGATGCAGTTTCCGTACATGCCCAGCCCCAAGGCGCTCGTCTTCGGGTACGACCCGAACGAGTTCGAGGAGTTCGTCAAGGAGTGGGTCCCGGCTCTTCAATCCGTGTACGTGCGGGTGGAGCGTCAGGGCGGCAGCGGAGACCACGGCATCGACGTGGCCGCGTTCCGCAGCACGCAGGGTCTGGAGGGGCCGTGGGACAACTACCAGTGCAAGCGCTACAAGAACGCCTTGAACTGGAGCACAGCCGCAGGTGAGATCCGCAAGATGTTCGCCGGTGTGGTGCTTGGGCATTTCGTCCTGCCCACCCAGTACGTCTTCGTCGCGCCGGCGTTCGCCCGCGGTCTGCGCGATGCCCTGGCGAAGCCCGCTCAGACTCGTGCGAAATTCCTTACGGAACTGACCAACACGAATGATGAGATCATCACCCGGCTCACGGCCGATCAGCAGCGTGAAGTGGCCCAGCTGGCCGAGCAGACAGACTTCGCGATGTTCGTGCCTGTCGACATGGATCAGATGCTTGAGCAGCACAAGACCACCCCGCATTGGGTTACGCGGTTCCCTGACGTACAGCGCGAGCGCCCCGCCGTCATGCTGCCTCCGGACGACCATGGTCCCGAGGAGGCCCGCTACGTTCAGCAGCTTGTGCGGGTCTACGCCGAGCGGTGGAAGGCCGACGCCGACTCTCTGGAGCTGATCGCACAGCACCCCACGGCCGGCGATCACATGCGTCGACAGCGCGAGGCGTTCTACAGCGCCGAGTCGTTGCGCCGCTTCGCCCGGGATGCGTACCCCGACGGACACTTCAATGCGGTCATGGACGACGTCCACACGATTGCGGTAGAGGTGGGCGACAAGCGCTTCGAACTCGGCTGGGACCGCCTGCAGGCGGTCCTGGAGGCCGCCGGTGTCATGGCGCTGACGGAGACAGTTCTCGCCCGGTACGTGAGGCCCCTGGACCGCAAGGGGGTATGCCATCACCTGGCGAACGAAGGCCGACTGAACTGGTGTGAGGAAGGAGGAGCCGCATGAACCCGCTCAATAGCCCGCTGGAGATCAGCGTGCGAGCCCTGGTGCTCCTGGCAGAGATCCACCCCGAGCCCCTCGACCTGGCACAGCTGGCCCTCCTTGACCACGCCGTCCTCCACAGCGGCGACCTCGACGGCCCTCCCTCCCTGCACCCTTCCTTGCCCGGGCACTCCGGTGAGCTGGGCATGAAGCGCACCGTGCTGGAACAAGCGCTGCTGGTCCTCATTCGTGCCGGGCTCGCCGGCGTCGAGGCCGACGAGACGGGACTGGTGTACCGAGCCACCGAACGCGGGCCCGCTTTCGTCGACATCCTTGAGGCCCCCTACGTGGGGCGGCTGCGCGAGCGCGCCGAGTGGGTCGTGCACCACTGGGCTCCCGACACCGACGTAAGACAGGCCACTGCGGAACTCATCAGTGGCTCCCTGTCCGCATCCGCGACATTCGAGGGCCGCCGTGAGTGAACTGCAGCTGACCCATCTCACCTACTGCGGACCCAACCTCCCCCCGGCGCAGATCGTCTTCGGCCCGGAGCTGACCGTCATCTATGGCACCTCCGACACCGGCAAGTCGTTCATCGTGAAATCGATCGAATACATGCTGGGCGGCGCCGACCTGGCGATGGTCCCCGAAGGCGACGGCTACACACAGATCCTTTTGGGTCTGCTCATGCCGGATGGCAGCCCGCTGACGCTACTGCGAGCCCCTGACAGCAACAGCATTTTCCTCTACCGCGCGGATCTGCGTGATCTTGTGATGGCCACGCCGGATGCGTCGGTTACAGCGGTCCACAACGCTCGCAGCCGCAACAGCCTCTCCATCCATCTTCTGCGCGCGCTCGGCTTGGACGAGGTCCTGATCCGCAAGAATGAAGCTGGCGGTACCCGCCCCCTCGCGCTGTCCGATTTGCTGCACCTGTCGCTAGTCACCGAGAAGCGC contains:
- a CDS encoding type II secretion system F family protein, with amino-acid sequence MTEVTGGMTAGALLCLGAMARLLGGRHHGLRRARLLLAGGGVVATGPPAWEQALAELRRVRARWGPEWWVLLAGLVIGLLGASVLPVVAGAAGVPVLRRLRLARQARRTRERRAEAVIALCGALAGEVRAGRQPGEALLRAARDFPGLGDARAAVVAAARFGGDVPGALTAAARQPGAEGLLGLAACWRVAVDQGAGLAGGLDRLDGALRAERDQQADLRAQLAGARATAVLLAVLPALGLLLGAAMGADPLRVLLHSGAGLGCLVVGSVFEAAGMWWATRIVRGAEAR
- a CDS encoding DUF4244 domain-containing protein; protein product: MNRKIRKAAVRVRRACRQDTGMVTSEYAMGIIAAVGFALLLYEVVTSGQVRAELQGIVKKALSARM
- a CDS encoding TadE family type IV pilus minor pilin, which gives rise to MTAEAAVVLSVLVAFTMALVWGLLVVAAQIQCVDAARTGARAAARQDPADGVVTVTREAAPRGARVTVTREGERVRVTVVAEPPGLHGLPFEVREEAVALVEDTVGAGEAGP
- a CDS encoding ABC-three component system middle component 2, which encodes MNPLNSPLEISVRALVLLAEIHPEPLDLAQLALLDHAVLHSGDLDGPPSLHPSLPGHSGELGMKRTVLEQALLVLIRAGLAGVEADETGLVYRATERGPAFVDILEAPYVGRLRERAEWVVHHWAPDTDVRQATAELISGSLSASATFEGRRE
- a CDS encoding type II secretion system F family protein, with product MSGEVVHRLGMAMAGVLVLGWGARRLEAARRRRLARRRVVELLDFEAPAAGAPFAIPLAASRWLPPAGAACGAWVLVGGVTGVLLGLGLGVVLWRWRDRQAATGRDEVVDTAGAARRLPLAADLLAACIAAGAGPVIAAQAVGEALGGPVGQALARGAAEVRLGGEPADAWRSLAALPGAGALARLLERADESGLPAAGPVARLASDARADWGRIATARARRAAVLISAPVGLCFLPAFIAVGVLPVVIGLAGGVVGGR
- a CDS encoding ABC-three component system protein, with the protein product MPSPKALVFGYDPNEFEEFVKEWVPALQSVYVRVERQGGSGDHGIDVAAFRSTQGLEGPWDNYQCKRYKNALNWSTAAGEIRKMFAGVVLGHFVLPTQYVFVAPAFARGLRDALAKPAQTRAKFLTELTNTNDEIITRLTADQQREVAQLAEQTDFAMFVPVDMDQMLEQHKTTPHWVTRFPDVQRERPAVMLPPDDHGPEEARYVQQLVRVYAERWKADADSLELIAQHPTAGDHMRRQREAFYSAESLRRFARDAYPDGHFNAVMDDVHTIAVEVGDKRFELGWDRLQAVLEAAGVMALTETVLARYVRPLDRKGVCHHLANEGRLNWCEEGGAA
- a CDS encoding UDP binding domain-containing protein is translated as MDRADEPALAVAQALHDLGATVTVTDPKALDNARKLHPDLDYVEDPIAAVDDADLLLHLTEWHHFTTIDPKRLATRTTTPKVIDARSTLNTDQWREAGWMTRALGRP